One segment of Candidatus Nanopelagicales bacterium DNA contains the following:
- a CDS encoding DNA-binding protein, translating to MGFKTRLSNLARTRAESEAVELRAELNRDGDPCQEICDCAAGQLVSLSGTVRSVTILPQDVAPAFEIELYDGSGATSIIWLGRRSIPGIVAGRRLRVNGRMTNINGRKTIYNPRYTLKPSHS from the coding sequence ATGGGATTCAAGACTCGGCTTTCGAATTTAGCTCGCACTCGTGCTGAGAGTGAAGCCGTTGAGTTACGAGCAGAACTTAACCGCGATGGTGATCCCTGCCAAGAAATTTGTGATTGTGCAGCTGGTCAATTGGTTTCACTCAGCGGAACTGTTCGATCGGTAACCATTTTGCCGCAGGACGTGGCCCCGGCTTTTGAAATCGAGTTGTATGACGGTTCAGGCGCGACCTCGATTATTTGGCTAGGTCGCAGATCAATTCCTGGAATTGTCGCCGGTCGCCGTCTTCGTGTGAATGGGCGAATGACCAACATCAATGGCCGCAAAACTATTTACAACCCTCGATACACACTGAAGCCCTCACATTCATGA
- a CDS encoding DUF3710 domain-containing protein — MSSELRANGPWDESEVTWDETQRLDLGSLLITAIPGIDVQVQVDEASGAVALVTLATPESGVQLQVFAAPKSGGLWDEARPQIIASINESQGLVEQQVGAFGPEIWAQVPAEQGLQAVRFVGIEGPRWFLRAVFLGQAARPGDAAVFMENAVRGLVIVRGNDALPVGTPLVLALPAVDEVIEASAPVLLPPERGPEITEIR, encoded by the coding sequence GTGAGTAGCGAACTGCGGGCCAATGGGCCATGGGATGAATCCGAAGTTACCTGGGATGAGACGCAACGTCTTGATCTAGGCAGCCTGTTGATCACCGCAATTCCTGGCATTGATGTTCAGGTGCAAGTTGATGAAGCATCCGGAGCTGTGGCACTCGTGACGTTGGCTACTCCAGAAAGTGGAGTGCAATTGCAGGTATTCGCTGCTCCAAAGTCAGGAGGACTTTGGGATGAAGCCCGACCGCAGATCATTGCCTCCATTAATGAGTCCCAAGGATTAGTGGAACAGCAAGTTGGGGCGTTTGGTCCGGAGATTTGGGCTCAAGTTCCTGCGGAGCAAGGTTTGCAAGCAGTTCGGTTCGTAGGTATTGAAGGTCCACGTTGGTTCTTGCGAGCTGTATTCCTAGGCCAAGCCGCCCGTCCAGGTGATGCTGCTGTGTTCATGGAAAATGCTGTGCGTGGGTTAGTCATCGTGCGGGGAAACGACGCACTTCCGGTGGGTACCCCCCTCGTCTTAGCGCTTCCTGCTGTCGACGAGGTAATCGAAGCTTCCGCACCTGTGTTGTTACCACCAGAGCGCGGACCTGAGATCACCGAGATTCGCTAA
- the dut gene encoding dUTP diphosphatase: MQVPVLIQRLDADLPLPTYEHPGDAAMDLRARVSVTLQPGERVLIPTGIAIALPAGFAAYVHPRSGLALNRGLGMVNAPGVIDAGYRGEIGVILINHDPIHAISLERGDRIAQLVVAPVAHAELIEVSELPQSHRGEGGFGSTGTGTTTVGM, translated from the coding sequence ATGCAGGTACCAGTCTTAATTCAACGCCTTGATGCAGATTTGCCTCTTCCGACATACGAACATCCAGGTGATGCCGCGATGGATTTGCGTGCGCGGGTGTCGGTCACCTTGCAGCCTGGCGAGCGGGTCTTGATTCCCACGGGCATCGCGATTGCCTTGCCAGCCGGGTTTGCCGCATATGTGCACCCAAGAAGTGGGTTAGCGCTCAATCGGGGTCTTGGGATGGTCAATGCACCGGGTGTGATTGATGCGGGGTATCGCGGCGAGATTGGAGTCATATTGATCAATCATGATCCAATTCATGCAATTTCCTTGGAACGGGGTGATCGCATAGCGCAACTCGTGGTGGCCCCCGTTGCCCACGCTGAATTGATCGAGGTCAGTGAATTGCCACAAAGCCATAGAGGCGAGGGCGGGTTCGGCTCAACAGGTACAGGTACTACTACGGTGGGCATGTGA
- a CDS encoding DUF3093 domain-containing protein yields MVEPVNGYRERLLPKWWVYLLAASLIAMLSIAYGAAFSAMIGWVMFIVGFGLLALAMTAGSPVIEVSEVLRVDEARLPMTSIAQTRVLDADETRQARRSRDHALDFTLLKLWSSTTAIAVTLDDPTDPHPGWLISTRHPGALKDAIDHARAQSGIN; encoded by the coding sequence ATGGTTGAGCCTGTGAACGGCTATCGCGAGCGACTCCTGCCAAAGTGGTGGGTCTATTTGCTCGCCGCCAGCTTGATTGCGATGTTGAGCATCGCCTATGGAGCCGCATTTTCGGCGATGATCGGCTGGGTCATGTTCATAGTCGGATTTGGCCTCCTGGCATTGGCAATGACGGCTGGATCACCAGTAATTGAAGTCAGTGAAGTTCTGCGAGTCGATGAAGCTCGGCTACCCATGACATCAATTGCTCAGACTCGAGTGCTCGACGCTGATGAAACTCGTCAAGCTCGGCGCAGTCGAGATCACGCGCTGGATTTCACCTTGCTCAAATTGTGGTCAAGTACGACTGCGATTGCCGTGACATTAGATGACCCGACCGACCCGCACCCGGGCTGGCTCATTAGTACCCGACATCCGGGTGCCCTGAAAGATGCAATTGATCATGCACGGGCCCAAAGTGGCATCAACTAA
- a CDS encoding DUF4235 domain-containing protein — protein sequence MSTHEPEQTVEEPNPIMHLVAPMTAIGATMVMRKVLNAAYERRTGNEAPDPRDGRVSFGRALMWAVVTAAAAAAVETAVYRIMNRETH from the coding sequence ATGAGTACGCACGAGCCTGAACAAACGGTCGAAGAACCTAACCCGATCATGCATCTGGTTGCACCCATGACAGCGATTGGCGCAACCATGGTGATGCGCAAGGTACTCAATGCCGCCTATGAGCGGCGTACCGGAAATGAAGCTCCCGATCCTCGTGACGGGCGCGTGAGTTTTGGTCGCGCCTTGATGTGGGCAGTGGTCACAGCCGCAGCCGCGGCCGCCGTTGAAACAGCGGTCTATCGAATAATGAACCGCGAGACGCACTAG
- a CDS encoding DUF4193 family protein codes for MATPQSPLRSFTDDQARKQLSELKKQFAVTQLPQIQAIELDEAENLELPGSDVSDDALALDILPKQLDEFTCAKCFLVHHRSQLDHDSVHGPVCSECS; via the coding sequence ATGGCGACACCCCAGTCACCTTTAAGAAGTTTCACTGACGATCAAGCGCGCAAGCAATTGAGTGAACTCAAAAAGCAATTTGCTGTGACGCAGTTACCGCAGATTCAAGCGATTGAACTTGACGAAGCCGAAAATCTCGAATTACCGGGCAGCGATGTTTCCGATGACGCCCTAGCCCTTGATATTTTGCCAAAGCAACTCGATGAATTCACCTGTGCCAAGTGTTTCTTGGTGCACCATCGCAGTCAGCTTGATCATGACAGTGTTCATGGGCCTGTGTGCAGTGAATGTTCCTGA
- a CDS encoding gamma carbonic anhydrase family protein, translating to MPIYAIGDREPTIDPTAYVHPDAVVIGDVQIGPESSIWPGAVLRGDYGTIIIGSQTSIQDGSVIHCTDEHNTVIGNRVTVGHNVHIEGALIHDDCLIGSGSTVLNESVIGPHSLVGAGALVGLRKVVPPHARALGVPCVIQESKVDDHPDVDGVSGYVENARRYAQELRRLN from the coding sequence ATGCCTATCTATGCCATTGGTGACCGTGAACCAACAATTGATCCAACCGCGTATGTACATCCAGACGCTGTAGTCATTGGAGATGTCCAGATAGGCCCAGAGTCATCGATTTGGCCTGGCGCAGTCCTGCGCGGTGACTACGGAACCATCATCATCGGATCTCAGACCTCTATTCAGGATGGCTCGGTGATTCACTGCACCGATGAACACAACACAGTGATCGGGAATCGAGTCACCGTCGGTCATAACGTGCATATAGAGGGCGCCCTTATCCATGATGATTGTTTGATTGGGTCGGGTTCAACTGTGTTAAATGAATCAGTGATCGGTCCGCATTCACTCGTGGGAGCTGGCGCTCTGGTCGGCTTGCGCAAGGTAGTGCCGCCACATGCCCGTGCACTGGGCGTTCCATGTGTTATTCAAGAAAGCAAGGTTGACGATCATCCAGATGTTGACGGTGTTTCTGGCTATGTGGAAAACGCTCGTCGATACGCGCAGGAATTGCGTCGATTGAACTAG
- a CDS encoding inositol monophosphatase family protein: MEPIEEFFGKHELLPLAWQASVEAARFLRDERPRDLVIETKSSPVDAVTQMDRGAELRLVNALLGARPTDGFLGEEGGERVGTSGTRWVVDPLDGTVNYLYRIPMWSVSVAAEVNEESVLGVVIVPEFDEAYVAIKGGGAWLIRHAMTEPSWVEQLQVRECNDVSAAMVATGFGYSSQRRQEQAAVVLALSGQVRDFRRMGCATVDFCWLARGRLDAYYERGLNRWDVAAGALIAAEAGAVVTGLWGDNPHEETMLAAVPGIAIPMRAIVQKAHG; the protein is encoded by the coding sequence GTGGAACCTATTGAAGAATTTTTCGGGAAGCATGAACTTTTGCCTTTGGCATGGCAAGCAAGTGTTGAAGCCGCACGCTTCTTGCGCGACGAGCGCCCTCGGGACTTAGTTATTGAAACGAAATCCTCACCCGTTGATGCTGTCACGCAGATGGATCGCGGCGCCGAACTACGCCTGGTGAACGCTTTGCTTGGTGCCCGTCCAACTGACGGATTCCTTGGCGAGGAAGGTGGGGAGCGGGTTGGTACGTCGGGTACTCGGTGGGTAGTAGATCCACTGGATGGAACCGTGAATTATCTGTATCGCATTCCCATGTGGTCTGTATCCGTTGCCGCAGAAGTCAATGAAGAGTCAGTCCTCGGTGTTGTGATCGTGCCCGAGTTTGACGAGGCCTACGTTGCCATCAAAGGTGGCGGTGCTTGGTTGATTCGCCACGCAATGACCGAGCCAAGTTGGGTTGAACAGTTGCAGGTGCGTGAATGTAACGACGTGTCAGCGGCGATGGTCGCGACAGGTTTTGGGTACTCAAGCCAACGCCGACAAGAGCAAGCGGCCGTGGTGCTTGCACTGTCTGGGCAAGTTCGTGACTTCCGGCGTATGGGTTGCGCGACAGTTGATTTTTGTTGGCTTGCTCGTGGGCGTTTAGATGCCTACTACGAGCGGGGTCTCAATCGCTGGGATGTCGCTGCGGGTGCACTGATTGCCGCGGAAGCTGGAGCAGTGGTCACTGGGCTTTGGGGTGATAATCCTCATGAGGAGACCATGCTCGCTGCCGTGCCAGGAATTGCAATTCCAATGCGCGCTATCGTGCAGAAAGCTCACGGTTGA
- a CDS encoding MFS transporter, whose protein sequence is MKFSSAAFLARLPIAIVMLAIVLYVAGTTGSYAQAGILAAAFQVSAAVGAIFTSRLMDVRGQGATLPYLAALNALGLMIFLFSNQLVVMQLLGVLLAGAAQPALGSVVRARWAVALVDQPEKKRAAFAWESILDEVIFTVGPIFTAVVAVQIGLAVPLVLAAVFTLTGSFALAYQRKSEPRKHPAGTPRGKVFHHHNMWRMPIIGGCFGWLFGSYEVTTVAFAQNAGHPELSGVILGLWAACSGIGGLWFGHRAWSAPLHKQLVYCTAILCIAILPAVFVRTIPALMISGIFAGAAIAPGLITTYALTERLVPASMLTEALTWTNSGMILGYAAGTSLSGFFIDSFGTTLSYLLPPTGALVAMLLAFGATSAPTPSLERD, encoded by the coding sequence TTGAAGTTTTCCAGCGCAGCGTTCTTGGCTCGCCTGCCCATCGCAATCGTCATGTTGGCGATCGTGCTGTACGTCGCTGGTACGACAGGCTCCTACGCTCAGGCCGGTATTTTGGCGGCAGCGTTTCAAGTTTCGGCGGCCGTAGGTGCAATTTTCACGAGTCGATTGATGGATGTCAGAGGCCAAGGCGCAACGCTTCCCTATCTAGCTGCGCTCAACGCACTGGGACTCATGATCTTTTTGTTCAGCAATCAGCTCGTGGTTATGCAGCTCTTGGGCGTACTGCTCGCCGGCGCTGCACAACCTGCGCTTGGTTCTGTTGTTCGCGCCCGCTGGGCTGTTGCCCTCGTTGATCAACCTGAGAAAAAGCGCGCAGCATTTGCTTGGGAAAGCATTCTCGATGAAGTCATTTTTACCGTAGGTCCAATATTTACTGCGGTTGTTGCAGTCCAGATTGGGCTAGCAGTGCCCTTGGTGCTCGCTGCGGTATTCACGTTGACTGGTTCATTCGCTCTTGCGTACCAACGCAAGAGCGAACCGAGAAAACATCCTGCTGGCACACCACGTGGCAAGGTGTTTCACCATCACAACATGTGGCGAATGCCCATCATTGGGGGGTGCTTCGGCTGGCTATTTGGCAGTTACGAGGTGACTACAGTGGCATTTGCGCAAAACGCTGGGCACCCAGAACTGAGCGGGGTAATTCTTGGCTTATGGGCAGCCTGCTCAGGTATCGGTGGGCTTTGGTTTGGACATCGCGCGTGGTCGGCTCCGTTACACAAACAGTTGGTCTATTGCACAGCCATCTTGTGTATTGCGATTCTTCCTGCTGTTTTCGTTCGCACCATTCCTGCATTGATGATCTCGGGCATCTTTGCTGGAGCTGCTATCGCACCTGGGCTGATCACCACATATGCACTCACGGAACGCTTGGTGCCCGCATCAATGCTCACCGAAGCTCTCACCTGGACGAATTCTGGAATGATTTTGGGGTACGCGGCCGGAACTTCGTTGTCTGGATTCTTTATTGATTCATTTGGCACCACTTTGAGTTACTTACTGCCACCCACGGGAGCGCTGGTCGCAATGCTCCTAGCCTTTGGTGCGACATCTGCCCCGACCCCTTCGCTTGAGCGTGACTGA
- the sepH gene encoding septation protein SepH has product MEPLSPREIQARVRAGAEPAVIAAETGWQLDKVMRYAGPLLAEREYIVTQALNTELRRTGSAVSFEDSVAQVVAPTGFSPDSITWDSYRREDGKWIVTAVLPGWKHGEKAVFTYDHTGHNLHALDDVARRLLGVAPEGEMDFITETHIGVIVEEAHIEVVEESRPRLVAVPALEIEDDSEDDAIVVDIVVEEITADEVNVQHNETMMLPMQTQDPVAPQKPAVKKPAKTKGRRASIPTWDEILFGTSKNEDA; this is encoded by the coding sequence CTGGAACCGCTCAGCCCAAGGGAAATTCAGGCTCGCGTTCGTGCGGGTGCTGAGCCTGCGGTCATCGCAGCTGAAACAGGCTGGCAGTTGGACAAGGTCATGCGTTACGCCGGCCCTCTCTTGGCTGAGCGCGAGTACATCGTTACCCAAGCACTCAACACTGAACTACGCCGTACCGGATCCGCCGTCTCCTTTGAAGATTCGGTTGCTCAGGTAGTAGCACCGACCGGCTTTTCACCAGACTCCATTACCTGGGATTCCTACCGTCGTGAAGATGGCAAATGGATCGTTACTGCTGTACTTCCCGGATGGAAGCACGGTGAGAAAGCTGTGTTTACTTACGATCACACTGGTCACAATCTGCATGCACTTGATGATGTGGCTCGGCGCCTTCTTGGTGTTGCACCCGAAGGTGAAATGGATTTCATCACCGAAACACACATTGGTGTCATCGTTGAGGAAGCGCACATCGAGGTTGTCGAAGAATCTCGCCCACGTCTAGTAGCGGTACCCGCACTTGAAATCGAAGATGACAGCGAAGATGATGCGATCGTTGTAGACATCGTTGTGGAAGAAATCACTGCTGATGAGGTCAATGTTCAGCACAACGAAACCATGATGCTCCCTATGCAAACCCAAGATCCGGTAGCTCCACAAAAACCAGCTGTAAAGAAGCCAGCCAAGACAAAAGGTCGCCGGGCAAGCATCCCAACCTGGGACGAAATCTTGTTTGGCACGAGCAAGAATGAAGATGCGTAA
- a CDS encoding alkaline phosphatase family protein → MSSQLPSAPSALSIADIVPSAASALGLSGFRDLIGLEQPQHVVCALIDGLGSMQLAQYGQHAPVLASLVGPLAATVIPSTTPVALGSFGTGEMPGTHGLVGASFWVPEFDGVLVPLQWNAQMPAVAVQPEPTMFENMQAAGIAVNTVAPEAYRTSGLTRAVLRGGQYSAAEDVNQRVAAMLAGAQHGPSFTYVYWAELDRVGHEFGVGSIEWIAALGRVDALIDSLRNALPMNSRLIVTADHGMVNCDTRISVDATSDFTAGVRVLAGEPRARHVYCQDGQASAVARRWSQLLGDHARVIEREALLASGLMGDVLDDLVDRIGDVVVLASANVALTSLIDKRVSSLAGQHGSVSQEEWQIPCLVERA, encoded by the coding sequence ATGTCTTCACAATTACCAAGCGCACCAAGTGCGCTGTCAATCGCTGACATTGTTCCCTCGGCAGCCAGTGCCCTGGGGCTATCTGGGTTTCGCGATCTCATCGGACTTGAACAGCCCCAACACGTGGTGTGTGCGCTGATCGACGGATTAGGTTCGATGCAGTTAGCGCAATATGGCCAGCACGCACCCGTACTTGCATCATTGGTCGGTCCGCTAGCCGCCACAGTCATTCCGTCGACAACACCGGTTGCCTTAGGGTCGTTTGGAACCGGCGAAATGCCGGGAACTCACGGACTTGTAGGAGCCTCGTTTTGGGTTCCGGAGTTCGATGGTGTCTTGGTTCCACTGCAATGGAACGCCCAGATGCCTGCAGTAGCCGTACAGCCTGAGCCAACGATGTTTGAAAACATGCAGGCCGCGGGGATTGCGGTCAACACAGTTGCTCCCGAGGCGTATCGCACCAGTGGATTAACTCGGGCTGTCTTGCGCGGGGGCCAGTACAGCGCAGCAGAAGATGTGAATCAACGAGTCGCTGCAATGTTGGCTGGTGCGCAGCACGGCCCATCGTTCACTTACGTGTACTGGGCAGAGCTTGATCGAGTCGGTCACGAATTTGGTGTTGGCAGCATTGAATGGATAGCTGCCCTTGGTCGTGTAGACGCACTCATTGATTCGTTGCGCAATGCACTACCAATGAATAGTCGACTGATCGTTACTGCAGATCACGGCATGGTCAATTGTGATACCCGGATCTCAGTTGATGCAACGAGTGACTTCACAGCAGGAGTTCGGGTACTTGCCGGCGAGCCACGTGCGCGCCACGTGTATTGCCAGGATGGGCAGGCAAGCGCAGTGGCGCGTAGGTGGTCGCAGTTGCTTGGTGATCACGCTCGAGTTATTGAACGCGAGGCACTGTTGGCCAGTGGACTTATGGGCGACGTGTTAGACGACCTCGTGGATCGCATCGGAGATGTGGTGGTGTTGGCTTCCGCCAATGTTGCGCTCACCTCGTTGATCGATAAGCGAGTGTCATCATTGGCTGGCCAACACGGATCAGTCAGCCAAGAAGAGTGGCAAATTCCCTGCTTGGTGGAGCGAGCCTAA
- a CDS encoding DUF5998 family protein, whose product MADLDQALRGDIQRSGYYPDLVADALETALGGEDLQAYLVHHEATFDHDELRRHVTVLALTATRLIVGHTDEHPADEHHPVSFATASTEAVRLERVDSVVVTRVVTNPATHKPGGNAAEVLLTIGWGAVSRIELEPASCGDPTCDADHGFTGTTSNDDLSVRVSQVADGGEVVQQALAFAASLSQATASRLR is encoded by the coding sequence ATGGCCGACTTAGACCAAGCCCTCCGCGGGGATATTCAGCGCAGTGGCTATTACCCAGATCTGGTAGCAGATGCGTTGGAAACGGCACTTGGTGGTGAAGATCTCCAGGCTTATCTGGTCCATCATGAGGCCACGTTCGATCATGATGAGTTACGTCGCCATGTAACTGTGCTGGCGTTGACCGCAACACGCTTAATCGTTGGACACACCGATGAGCATCCAGCAGATGAACATCACCCGGTTTCATTTGCGACCGCTTCAACCGAAGCCGTACGCCTTGAGCGCGTCGACTCAGTTGTCGTCACTCGAGTTGTAACAAATCCAGCAACCCATAAGCCCGGTGGCAATGCCGCGGAAGTTCTCTTAACTATCGGTTGGGGAGCGGTATCGCGCATTGAACTTGAGCCAGCATCTTGCGGTGATCCAACCTGCGATGCTGATCACGGATTTACCGGTACAACAAGTAACGATGATCTGTCGGTTCGTGTATCGCAGGTTGCTGACGGTGGCGAAGTTGTGCAGCAAGCGTTGGCCTTCGCCGCTTCGTTGTCACAGGCAACCGCGTCACGCCTGCGTTAA
- a CDS encoding GNAT family N-acetyltransferase: MAGVGYPIEWEADVVLSNGRPVHLRPIVPSDAELLQDFHGQLSPETIYFRFFTSKPVLSDRELAHFSEVDYHDRVAFVALVNDEIVGVGRYDRVNDHDAEIAFNIRDDYQGRGLGSVFLEHLAAAGRDRGITRFVAEVLPSNRRMINTFKEAGYTVTQRLEDDVLAISFAIASTEQSRAVSLAREHRAEARSVSLLMSPSVVAVIGASDNPSNVGRQVVANLQSGGFSGRIIAVHPTAMAVSGIPCVRALDPEDHVDLAVVAVPAEQVMRVVEDAADAGISGLIVLSRGFGDAGPHGASRQSELLTFCRTRGIRLVGPNALGLINTDPTIKLNASLASMMPNPGALGFFSQSGALGGTILGRLARRGLGVSAFVSAGNRADISGNDFLQYWESDPRTRAILLYIESFGNPRKFVRLVRRIASRKPVLMVRVGGAGTNLPSGHRAERTHLSEHAVESILQGAGPIVLDSIDEMLNLAGVIDSQPLPTDAGIAIVGNSEALMVLAGNAAHRAGCDISAGPFIMPTANDPEAYRDSVRRVLSEQVVSALMLIHVPGTHGSPDEAIRLMLLEEGHAASKPVIAVMQGSVDGFQVIDGIPTFLDVEDAMVALARLQNFDHWRSTQADDPEPPEDVDQERIDAVITRNLAASVEHLSDKDAQELLAAAGIELHDLPASALIGRGCTLTLVIDPQFGPVCGFGVADPMAAVLDDVVYRLAPMHPSHAQDAIAGVRAFPLVGGARLAQDYAQVLHKLSWLTQWAPEIALVSIADLRFLGDQRTASISVTLDPNPSIFDPRVRRMAG; the protein is encoded by the coding sequence ATGGCGGGTGTGGGGTATCCCATCGAATGGGAAGCCGATGTGGTCTTGTCCAATGGACGCCCGGTTCATTTACGCCCAATCGTGCCTAGCGACGCAGAGTTGTTGCAAGATTTCCATGGACAGCTTTCCCCTGAAACAATCTATTTCCGATTCTTCACCTCAAAGCCGGTGCTTTCTGATCGCGAATTAGCCCACTTCTCCGAGGTGGATTACCACGATCGAGTTGCGTTTGTGGCACTCGTGAATGATGAAATTGTTGGAGTAGGTCGCTACGACCGGGTCAATGATCACGATGCTGAAATTGCCTTCAATATTCGTGATGACTATCAAGGCCGTGGCTTAGGTTCTGTATTTCTGGAGCACCTAGCAGCTGCCGGCCGCGATCGCGGAATAACCCGTTTCGTTGCAGAAGTGCTCCCAAGTAATCGCCGAATGATTAATACCTTTAAAGAAGCTGGCTACACCGTTACCCAGCGCTTAGAAGATGATGTCTTGGCGATTAGTTTTGCCATTGCCTCAACTGAGCAAAGTCGGGCAGTGTCACTTGCTCGCGAACACCGTGCTGAAGCACGTAGCGTCAGTCTGCTCATGAGTCCATCTGTCGTTGCGGTCATCGGCGCATCGGATAATCCGAGCAATGTTGGGCGGCAGGTTGTCGCAAACTTGCAGAGCGGTGGTTTTAGCGGTCGAATCATCGCGGTGCACCCTACGGCGATGGCAGTTTCTGGAATCCCGTGTGTGCGTGCGCTAGATCCTGAAGATCACGTCGATTTAGCCGTGGTTGCTGTGCCGGCCGAACAGGTGATGCGTGTGGTTGAGGATGCAGCTGATGCGGGTATTTCTGGACTCATTGTGTTGAGTCGAGGATTTGGAGATGCGGGGCCACACGGAGCCTCCCGACAATCAGAACTCTTAACTTTTTGTCGAACTCGAGGAATACGGCTCGTTGGGCCCAATGCCTTAGGACTTATCAACACTGATCCAACGATAAAACTCAATGCCTCGTTGGCGAGCATGATGCCAAATCCTGGAGCCTTAGGTTTCTTCTCTCAGTCCGGCGCTCTCGGAGGCACGATTCTTGGACGATTAGCTCGCCGAGGATTGGGTGTGAGTGCCTTCGTTTCAGCTGGAAATCGTGCTGACATCTCGGGAAACGATTTCTTGCAATACTGGGAATCCGATCCACGCACTCGAGCAATTCTTTTGTATATAGAAAGTTTTGGTAATCCACGCAAATTCGTCAGACTCGTGCGACGCATTGCATCCCGCAAACCCGTGCTTATGGTCCGCGTTGGCGGAGCGGGAACGAATTTGCCATCAGGGCACCGTGCCGAACGCACACATTTAAGTGAACATGCGGTGGAAAGCATTCTGCAAGGTGCTGGGCCAATCGTGTTGGACTCCATTGATGAAATGCTCAATCTTGCAGGCGTGATCGATAGTCAGCCACTGCCAACTGATGCCGGCATAGCGATTGTAGGTAATAGTGAAGCGCTCATGGTGCTCGCAGGTAATGCAGCGCATCGTGCCGGATGCGACATCTCGGCAGGGCCATTCATCATGCCGACAGCCAACGATCCAGAGGCTTACCGTGATTCAGTTCGCAGGGTATTGAGTGAGCAGGTCGTCAGCGCATTGATGCTCATTCATGTACCGGGAACTCACGGCAGCCCCGATGAAGCAATTCGTTTGATGCTGTTGGAAGAAGGGCATGCTGCATCCAAGCCAGTCATTGCGGTGATGCAGGGATCTGTCGATGGCTTCCAAGTCATTGATGGAATACCTACCTTCTTGGATGTTGAAGATGCGATGGTGGCACTTGCTCGCTTACAGAATTTCGATCATTGGCGCTCGACTCAAGCTGATGATCCTGAACCTCCCGAAGATGTCGATCAAGAAAGAATTGATGCAGTCATCACGCGCAATCTTGCGGCATCAGTTGAGCACCTCAGCGACAAGGATGCGCAGGAGCTTTTAGCGGCTGCTGGAATTGAACTCCATGATTTGCCAGCCTCAGCGCTCATTGGTCGAGGCTGCACGTTGACGCTCGTGATTGATCCGCAATTTGGCCCAGTGTGTGGCTTTGGTGTTGCCGATCCAATGGCTGCGGTCCTTGATGATGTGGTCTATCGATTAGCTCCGATGCACCCTTCCCACGCCCAAGATGCCATTGCAGGAGTCCGTGCCTTCCCGCTGGTTGGGGGAGCTCGATTGGCACAGGACTACGCGCAAGTGCTGCACAAGTTAAGTTGGTTAACCCAATGGGCACCTGAGATCGCATTAGTGAGCATTGCGGATCTTCGTTTCCTTGGTGACCAACGAACGGCATCTATATCGGTGACCTTGGATCCCAATCCATCGATATTCGACCCACGTGTTCGACGCATGGCAGGATGA